TTCTCCGTGGGCCGCGGTGAGCTCTTCGCGCTGCTGGGGACCAACGGCGCCGGCAAGACCTCCACCGTCGAGCTGCTGGAGGGCCTCGCCCCTCCGGCGGGCGGCCGGGTGCGGGTCCTCGGACACGATCCGTACGAGGAGCGCGCCGCCGTCCGGCCCCGGATCGGCGTGATGCTGCAGGAGCGCGGCTTCCCCTCCGAACTGACGGTCGCGGAGACCGTACGGATGTGGACGGGCTGCACGAGCGGAGCCCGGCCGACCGATCAGGCCCTGGGGATGGTCGGGCTCACCCGGCGGTCCGGGGTACGGGTGAAGCAGCTGTCCGGGGGCGAGAAACGGCGCCTGGACCTGGCCCTCGCGCTGCTCGGCCGCCCCGAGGTCCTCTTCCTCGACGAGCCGACGACCGGCCTGGACGCCGAAGGGCGCCGGGACACCTGGGAGTTGGTGCGCGCGCTGCGCGACGGCGGTACGACCGTGGTGCTGACCACGCACTACCTGCAGGAGGCGGAGGAACTGGCCGACCGGCTCGCGATCCTCCACGAAGGGCACATCGCGGCCGCCGGCACCCCTGCCGAGGTGACCGCGTCCTCACCCTCTCGGATCTCCTTCGAACTGCCCGACGGCTACTTCCTCGGAGATCTGCCTCCGCTCGCCGGACTCGGCGTGACCGATCACGAGACGGCGGGCCGTGTCGTCAGGCTGCGCACCGACGAGCTCCAGCGCACCGCCACCGCGCTGCTGGTGTGGGCCCACCAGAAGCAGGTCGAGCTGCGGGGGCTCGATGTGCGGTCGGCCTCACTGGAGGAGGCGTTCCTGCGGATAGCGCGGGACGCCGCGGGCCGGGGTGCGGGTGCGGGTGCGCGGGACCCGGATGTACGGGGTGCGGATGCGCCGGGTGCGGGTCTGCGGGAGCAGGAGAGGGGGACGGCGGCATGAGTGCGACAGTTCCGGCGACCGGGCAAACCGGTGCGGGTGCGGATACGGGTACGACGACGGCCGCGGGGCGGATGGCCGCCCTGGCGCGCGCCGAACTGACCCTGCTGGGCCGCTCGAAAGCGACCCTCGCCGCCGCCGTGTTCATGCCGCTGCTCTTGCCGTTCAGCCTCCGCTCGACGGTCGACCAGATGGACCTGAAGGGCACCGGGCTCTCGGTCGGCTCGGTCATCGTGCCGTCCTCCGTCGGCTTCGCACTCCTCTTCGCGGTCTACAGCCCGCTGGTGAGCGTGTACGCGGCCCGCCGCGAGGAGCTCGTCCTCAAACGGCTGCGCACCGGGGAACTGCGGGACGCGGAGATCCTCGCGGGTGCGGCCCTGCCCTCGGTCGCGATCGGCCTGGTGCAGTGCCTGGTCCTGACGGTCGCGTGCGCCGCGCTGCTGGACGTCGGCGCGCCCCGGGCACCCCGTCTCGCCGTCCTGGGGCTGCTCCTGGGCCTGGCGATGTGGCCCCCGCTCGCGGCGATCACGGCGAACTTCAGCAAGAGCGTGGAGGGCGCCCAGGTCGCCACCATGCCCTTGATGCTGGTGTCGCTGTTCGGTTCCGGCACCTTCTTCCCCCTCCAGCTCATGCCGGACCAGCTGGCCTCGGCCTGCGAACTGCTGCCCCTGACCCCGGTGATCACGCTGATACGCGGCGGCTGGACCGGCGACCTCTCCGCGCACGACACCCTGGGCGCGCTCGGGACAGCGGTGGCCTGGACCGTGTTCGCGGTGTTTGCTGTACGGCGGTGGTTCCGCTGGGAGCCGCGGCGTTGACCACGGACTTGGTGATGGGCATGGGCGGGCGCGGTGGCTGGTGGCGCGGCAAGAGCACACCGGCGAAGGTCGAGACGTACACACGGTGGTCGTTCCACACCTTCCCGTTCATCGAGGTCGCCACCTTCGCGCTCCCTGCCTTCGGATACGTGCCCGCCCCGGTGAACTGGATCCTGTTCCTGCTGGTGAGCGCGCACGCCGCGGTCGCCGCGGTGACCGCCTCGCTGACCCTGGACTGGACCCGCGGCCGCCGCCCCCTGCCGGTACGGCTGCTCTGGGCGCTGGGCACCGCCACCGTGGTGATCGCCGTCGTGAGCCTGGTGGTCGCGCTGCACGGCCCGCGCGGCGCGGACAACGGGGCGGCGGCGGGCACGGTGTTCGTCGGCGTCCTGTCGTTCGGGGTCGGCACTCTGGCGCTCGCGGTGCGCGGGACACGACGCATGGTGTACGGCGTGCTCGGCGCCGCCGTGGGTGCCGGCGCCGTGGCCGTCCCGGCGGGTGTCCCGGCGCCCGGCGCCGCCGTCGCCGCCGGTGCGGTCGTCCTCGCCGCCGGTTTCTTCACGTTCACCTCCGCCTTCTCCGTCTGGCTGCTGAACGCCGTCTACGAACTCGACGAGGCCCGCGAGACCCGGGCCCGGCTCGCCGTCGCCGAGGAACGGCTGCGCTTCGGGCGCGATCTGCACGACGTGATGGGCCGCAACCTGGCGGTGGTCGCGCTGAAGAGCGAGCTCGCCGTGCAACTGGCCCGGCGCGGACGACCGGAGGCCGTGGAGCAGATGGTCGAGGTCCAGCGGATCGCACGGGAGACGCAGCGGGAGGTCCGCGAGGTCGTACGCGGCTACCGCGAGGCCGATCTCCGGACCGAACTCGCGGGAGCACAGGGCGTGTTGACGGCCGCCGGCATCGACTGCGAGGTCAGCGGCCCGGTGACCGGACTGCCCGTGGAGATCCAGTCCGCGCTCGGCTGGGTCGTACGGGAGGCGACGACGAACGTGCTGCGGCACGGGGACGCCGCAAGGTGCTCGGTGTCCCTGCGGGTGGCAAAGGACCGGGTGACCCTCACCGTCGAGAACGACGGGGCGCCCGGTACCGGTACCGCCGAACCGGGAAGGGGGTCCGGGCTCGCCGGGCTGCGGGAGCGGCTCAGGGAGGTGGACGGGGTGCTGCGGGCCGGGCCTGCCGGGAGTGACCTGTTCCGCCTGACCGCCGAGGTGCCGCTGCCCCCCGACTCGGTCCCGGAACAGGCTCCGGCCCCGGAATCGGGTGGCTCGCCCCGACCCGTCCCCCACCCTGTGAGCGAGGTCACCTCATGACGTCCACCCCACCCACCTCATCCGTCCCACCCGTCCCATCCGCACCGCCCGTGCGGCTGTTGCTCGCCGACGACGAGCACCTGATCAGGGGTGCGCTCGCCGCGCTGCTGGGACTGGAGGACGACCTCGTGGTGGTCGCCGAGGCCGCGACCGGGCCCGAGGCGCTGGCGATGGCGCTGGCGCACGAGCCCGATGTCGCCGTTCTGGATCTGCAGATGCCGGGGGCGGACGGTGTGAGGGTGGCCACATCGCTACGAGCCGAACTGCCCGGCTGTCAGGTGCTGATCGTGACGAGTCACGGGCGGCCGGGGCATCTGAAGCGAGCGCTTGCGGCAGGTGTGCGCGGGTTCGTCCCGAAGACGGTGAGCGCACAGCGGCTCGCGGAGATCATTCGTACCGTGCATGCGGGAAACCGTTATGTGGACCCGGAATTGGCCGCGGACGCGATCTCCGCCGGGGACTCGCCGCTGACCGCGCGCGAGGCCGAGGTGCTCGAGTTCGCCGCCGACGGGGCGCCCGTCGCGGAGATCGCGGAGCGGGCGGCACTGTCCCAGGGGACGGTACGCAACTATCTTTCGTCGGCCGTCTCGAAGCTCGGGGCGGAGAACCGGCACGCGGCGGTGCGTCTCGCACGGGAGCGAGGTTGGGTATAGTTGTTCTCGCACCACAGCGCATGCGGACGTAGCTCAGTTGGTAGAGCGCAACCTTGCCAAGGTTGAGGTCGCCAGTTCGAACCTGGTCGTCCGCTCAGAGAAAGAAGCCCCCGGCCCTTCAGGGTCGGGGGCTTCTTCGTGTGCTCCTTCGCGTCCTCAGCTCCAGCTGGTGCCGGTCAGGCGCTCGTACGCCTCGATGTACTTGGCGCTGGTCGCGTCCACGATGTGCTGGGGCAGCGGCGGCGGGGGCTGCTCGCTCCTGCGGTCCCAGCCCGACTCGGCAGACGTCAGCCAGTCGCGGACGAACTGCTTGTCGAAGGACGGCTGGGCGTGGCCCGGCTCCCACACGTCGGCGGGCCAGAAGCGGGAGGAGTCCGGGGTCAGCACCTCGTCGGCGAGGATGAGCGTCTCGCCCTCGTAGCCGAACTCGAACTTGGTGTCCGCGAGGATGATGCCGCGCTCGCGCGCGATGTCACGGGCGCGGCCGTAGACGGCGAGGGTCGTCTGGCGCAGCTGGGCCGCCGTCTCGGCGCCGACCTGGCGGGCGACCTCCTCGTACGACACGTTCTCGTCGTGCTCACCGACCGCGGCCTTGGTGGCGGGGGTGAAGATCGGCGCGGGGAGTTCCGAGCCGTCGACGAGGCCCTCGGGGAGGGCGAGGCCGCAGACCGTGCGGGACTCGTCGTACTCGACGAGGCCCGAGCCGGTGAGATAGCCGCGCGCGACGCACTCGACCGGCGTCATCCGCAGGGACTTGCAAATGAGGGTGCGGCCCTCCCAGTCGGCGGGGGCGCCCGGCGGGAGCTCGGTGCTCAGCACGTGGTTGGGGACCAGGTCGGCGAGCTTGTCGAACCACCACAGCGAGAGCTGGGTGAGGACCCGGCCCTTGTCGGGGATCTCGGTGGGCAGCACCCAGTCGTAGGCGGACATGCGGTCACTGGCGATCATCACGAGGTCGCCCGCCTCGTTCTGGTACAGGTCGCGCACCTTGCCGGTGTGCAGATGCACCAGACCCGGGACCTGGAGGGGCTCGGGCTTTTCGACGAATCCGGACACGGTTCCTCCCCGTGGTTCTGTCCAAGTGGCTCGATTCTCCCGTATCCGGAGAGCGGCTTCGGCCAGGGGGTTCCTCAGTCGCGTTTGCAGATGCGGTCGAGGAGGTTCGCGGTGGCTCGCTGGACACGGGCGTCGACGTGGCCGGGACGGTCCAGGGCCGGGGACCACGCGAACGTCCCGGCCGCGAAGACCAGAGCTCCGGAGGGTGCCCGGTAGAGGGAGGTCTCCTGGTGGCGGGTGGCGCCCTCGCTGTCCTGGTAGGGGGAGTGGGCGAGCAGGATGCGGCCCTGGTGCTCGGGCAGCGGGGTGCGCGGGAAGTAGCGGTCGGCCTCGCCCGCGACCATGCCCGCGAGTTCGTCGCCCTCGTGTGCCCCGGTCGCCTCCCACAGCCAGTGGTCGGCGTTGCGCACGACCAGGGGGTGGGGTTCCGGGACCCTGCCCGCGTACTGGATACCGATGAGCTGCTGCTCAGGACGGTCGATTTCGCGCCACAGCGCCGGCCTTCCCGGGCCTCTGCGTTTGCGGCAGGTCAGCAGGCGGTCGGCGACGCCGGACGGGGACGGGGCCAACTCCACCTGCCAGTACATGGTGTTGGCGGAGAGGAAGACCAGGGAGGTGCCGCTTTCGCGGGCGAGTTCCACGGTGCGCCGCATGGCCAACGACCAGTACTCGTCGTGCCCCGGGAAGACCAGGCCGCGGTAGCGGGTGGGGTCGACGCGGCCGGCGTGCAGGTCGCGGGCGTCGGCGTAGGCGATGTCGTAGCCGTAGCGCTCGGCCCAGCGGATGAAGTCGTAGGCGTGGCCGACGTGGAGGGGAAGGCCCGCGCCGGCGTACGGGCGGTCGAAGGAGACCGTCGTCGCGGCCTCGGACTCGCCGAGCAGACGGCCGTTCTCGTCCCAGGCGTGATAGAGGCTCGCGCCGGTGTGCCCGTCCTCCGGGTAGAGGTTGTACGCCTGCCAGGTGACGTCCGGGAGCAGGAGGAGGAGGTCCGCGGGGTGGTTGTCGCGGACGGTGAAGGGGACGTGGGAGCGGTAGCCGTCGGCGGTGGTGAGTACGGCCACGTACGCGCCGATGTTCCAGTAGCTCGGGATCTGCAGGCGCCAGGAGAGCCACCAGTGATGACAGGAAACGGTTCTGTCGGCGGTGAGGGGCGGCGGCTGGACGATGCCCGACAGGCGGGGGCTGGTGGTGATCTTGCTGGCCCCGACGCCTCCGTAGTGCCCGATGCGGTAGATGTCGACGCTGAATTCCTGGGGCGGGTCGACGGTGACGTGGAAGTCGATGGCCTCGCCCGGCGCGGCCGCGCCGTTGGAGGCGAAGCCCTTGATCTGGCGGTGCACGTCGTCGGCCGAGCGGGGGCCGCCGACGCGGGGGTGGGGGATGGGGGGCCTGCGGGAGCCCTGGAGGGTGGCGGAGCCACCGGGTCCCCCGGCCTGACCGGGCTGACCGGCCCGACCCGCCTGATCGACGTGATCAATGTGATCGATGTACCACGGGACGACATGGCCCGTGTCGTCGAAGTACTGCTCGTCGCCCCTGAGCCAGGGAACGGGGCCCTGACCGAAGGGGTCCGTCACGGCGTGCGCGAGTGCGCCCGACTCCCAGCGGCGGATCTGCTCCGACCCCATGCCTGCTCCCCTCCCTCGTGCCCCCGTCGGTTCGGTAAACCTCTGCCCTGCACGCGATCGGTCCCAGCACATCACATTACGCACGCACTCCGTCACCGTTCGTCGCGAATTGACGTGAACGGAACGCGGACCTCCGGTTGAAGAAGTGGAGATGGGCGGCTGGGAGTAGGGACGGTGGTGGTGGCGTCAGACCAGGCGGACCGGTTTCTCGGGGCGGACGCCCAGGTGACGGAGCCAGTCCCGGAGAGGTTCCGGGTCACCGTCCTCGACGAGGGTCAGGACCCGCGGCCCCAGATCGACGGCCCGGACCCCGTCGACGAGAAGGGCGGGGCCATCGAGCCAGTCGAGCCCCGGCGCCGCCCCGGCGGTGTCCATCGCCGCACAACAGACCATCGCGGTGACATGGTCGGCCAACAGCTCACGCCCACTGCGCGGCGGCTGGAGCGGAAAGAGCGGCAGCACCCCGTCGTCCCAGAACGACCAGTCGGGGCCCGGCTGCTCCGCACCCCCGCCCGGCCCGGACGCGACGGCCGGCGCCGCCGCCTCCTCACGGGCCAGCTCCGCGCTGAGCCCGGCCGCGAGGGCCGCCGTTCGCTCACTCCCGAGCACGGGCTCGCCGTCCTCCCCGACCTCCTCCTCGACCTCGACCTCGACCTCGACCTCTGTCCCTGTCCCTGTCCCTGTCCCTGTCCCTGTCCCTGTCCCTGTCCCTGTCCCTGTCCCTGCCTCTGCCTCTTTTAGTCTCGCGCCCGTACCGCTCTCCCCGTACGCCTCGCGCCGATCGACGGAGAGGTCGGCGTCGTCCGTGGCCGGTGTGGCAGGCGCGGTCAGATGGTCGAGCACGCGTGCCAGCGTCGGACCACCCTGGTCGGGCTGGGTCGGATCCGTGGGGTGACGGACGCCCAGCGCGTCCAGCACCCGGTGCAGCCGGGCCGCTTCGGTGCGCCAGGTGCGGTCGACGACCTCGTCCGGATACTCCTGCCAGTCCACCGGCGCCCAGTCGGGCCCGGGCTCCGCGGGGCCGCCGTGGAAGAGGCGCGCGGCGAGCAGCGAGGCCGCCTCGTCCACCGAACCGGGCTCTTCGAGCAGGTCGCAGGCGGGACGCTCGCCGAGGCGGGAGGCGAAGCCCTCGGCCAGCCGGTCACGGCGCGACAGCTCGGTGAGGGCCGCGACGACACCCGCGTCCAGCCGGGCCGGCCAGCGGCCCATCCGCCAGGCGGGCAGCGCGACCCGGGTCAGCAGCCGGTCCCAGCCCGCGTACGCCAGGCCGACCTGTTCCTGGGCGACGATCCGCAGACCGTAGTCCACAGCCTGTGCACGCTCGGCCGCGGCAGCCGCCACTCCCCGCTCCATCTCGGCCGCATGGCCCCGGCAGCTGCGCAGCAGCAGGCGGGTCACCCAGCCGACACCGGCGAGCACCGTGCGGGCCAGAGGGCCGCGGGCGGGCTCGGAGGTCACGGCCACGGCCGCGTCCAGACCCCGTACGAAACGGCGGGCCGCGGCTATGTCGGGGTGCGCCGAAGGGCCCGTACCGGCGACGACCGGGGCGAGGACCGCGCGCAACTCCCCGACCCGCATCCACCACAGGAAGGGCGAGCCGATGACGAGGACCGGAGCCGCGGGGGCTCGGCGGGGACGCCCGCCTCCCACCCCTCGTACGCCCGCTATTTCGTCGCGGTGCTCGGGCGGCGGCGGACCGTGCGCCGGGTGGGTGCGGTCCTCCAGCCAGCTGTCGCAGTCCGGGGTCAGCGCTATCGCCGAGGGCGGCGGGACGTCGAGGCGGTCGGCCAGATCCCGGACCAGGCGGTAGAGGTCGGGAGCGGACGCCTCCGCGATCGGGACCGTGGGGCTCACGGCGGGCCGCGCGCGGGCGACGACGAGCGCGATGCCCGCGGCGGCGAGCAGCACGAGGGCGGCGATGACCGTCACGATCCAGCTGGTGACGGGCCAGCTTCCGCCGGTGATGTGCCCGGTCGAGCCGCCGACGAGCAGCACGACGGCGACGGCCGCGGGCAGCAGGGCGACGGCCAGCGCCCTGCTGCGGATACGCAGCACGGCGAGCGCCCGGGAGCGCGCGGCCTGCGCGCCCACCTCCACACCCATACCGGTCACGACCGGATGTCACCCCCTGCTGTCGGCCCGGCCCGGGCTGTCTCGCAGCCCGC
This portion of the Streptomyces mirabilis genome encodes:
- a CDS encoding ABC transporter ATP-binding protein, translated to MNTNEQDDVIEVTDLRRVYGGDRGAGGDFEAVRGITFSVGRGELFALLGTNGAGKTSTVELLEGLAPPAGGRVRVLGHDPYEERAAVRPRIGVMLQERGFPSELTVAETVRMWTGCTSGARPTDQALGMVGLTRRSGVRVKQLSGGEKRRLDLALALLGRPEVLFLDEPTTGLDAEGRRDTWELVRALRDGGTTVVLTTHYLQEAEELADRLAILHEGHIAAAGTPAEVTASSPSRISFELPDGYFLGDLPPLAGLGVTDHETAGRVVRLRTDELQRTATALLVWAHQKQVELRGLDVRSASLEEAFLRIARDAAGRGAGAGARDPDVRGADAPGAGLREQERGTAA
- a CDS encoding ABC transporter permease, with product MSATVPATGQTGAGADTGTTTAAGRMAALARAELTLLGRSKATLAAAVFMPLLLPFSLRSTVDQMDLKGTGLSVGSVIVPSSVGFALLFAVYSPLVSVYAARREELVLKRLRTGELRDAEILAGAALPSVAIGLVQCLVLTVACAALLDVGAPRAPRLAVLGLLLGLAMWPPLAAITANFSKSVEGAQVATMPLMLVSLFGSGTFFPLQLMPDQLASACELLPLTPVITLIRGGWTGDLSAHDTLGALGTAVAWTVFAVFAVRRWFRWEPRR
- a CDS encoding sensor histidine kinase, encoding MGGRGGWWRGKSTPAKVETYTRWSFHTFPFIEVATFALPAFGYVPAPVNWILFLLVSAHAAVAAVTASLTLDWTRGRRPLPVRLLWALGTATVVIAVVSLVVALHGPRGADNGAAAGTVFVGVLSFGVGTLALAVRGTRRMVYGVLGAAVGAGAVAVPAGVPAPGAAVAAGAVVLAAGFFTFTSAFSVWLLNAVYELDEARETRARLAVAEERLRFGRDLHDVMGRNLAVVALKSELAVQLARRGRPEAVEQMVEVQRIARETQREVREVVRGYREADLRTELAGAQGVLTAAGIDCEVSGPVTGLPVEIQSALGWVVREATTNVLRHGDAARCSVSLRVAKDRVTLTVENDGAPGTGTAEPGRGSGLAGLRERLREVDGVLRAGPAGSDLFRLTAEVPLPPDSVPEQAPAPESGGSPRPVPHPVSEVTS
- a CDS encoding response regulator transcription factor, with the protein product MTSTPPTSSVPPVPSAPPVRLLLADDEHLIRGALAALLGLEDDLVVVAEAATGPEALAMALAHEPDVAVLDLQMPGADGVRVATSLRAELPGCQVLIVTSHGRPGHLKRALAAGVRGFVPKTVSAQRLAEIIRTVHAGNRYVDPELAADAISAGDSPLTAREAEVLEFAADGAPVAEIAERAALSQGTVRNYLSSAVSKLGAENRHAAVRLARERGWV
- a CDS encoding phosphoribosylaminoimidazolesuccinocarboxamide synthase encodes the protein MSGFVEKPEPLQVPGLVHLHTGKVRDLYQNEAGDLVMIASDRMSAYDWVLPTEIPDKGRVLTQLSLWWFDKLADLVPNHVLSTELPPGAPADWEGRTLICKSLRMTPVECVARGYLTGSGLVEYDESRTVCGLALPEGLVDGSELPAPIFTPATKAAVGEHDENVSYEEVARQVGAETAAQLRQTTLAVYGRARDIARERGIILADTKFEFGYEGETLILADEVLTPDSSRFWPADVWEPGHAQPSFDKQFVRDWLTSAESGWDRRSEQPPPPLPQHIVDATSAKYIEAYERLTGTSWS
- a CDS encoding N,N-dimethylformamidase beta subunit family domain-containing protein, giving the protein MGSEQIRRWESGALAHAVTDPFGQGPVPWLRGDEQYFDDTGHVVPWYIDHIDHVDQAGRAGQPGQAGGPGGSATLQGSRRPPIPHPRVGGPRSADDVHRQIKGFASNGAAAPGEAIDFHVTVDPPQEFSVDIYRIGHYGGVGASKITTSPRLSGIVQPPPLTADRTVSCHHWWLSWRLQIPSYWNIGAYVAVLTTADGYRSHVPFTVRDNHPADLLLLLPDVTWQAYNLYPEDGHTGASLYHAWDENGRLLGESEAATTVSFDRPYAGAGLPLHVGHAYDFIRWAERYGYDIAYADARDLHAGRVDPTRYRGLVFPGHDEYWSLAMRRTVELARESGTSLVFLSANTMYWQVELAPSPSGVADRLLTCRKRRGPGRPALWREIDRPEQQLIGIQYAGRVPEPHPLVVRNADHWLWEATGAHEGDELAGMVAGEADRYFPRTPLPEHQGRILLAHSPYQDSEGATRHQETSLYRAPSGALVFAAGTFAWSPALDRPGHVDARVQRATANLLDRICKRD